The segment TAGTATTGGATGCCATTAACCAAATCTCTTATGTCTTTCAGatacaaattattaagataCACCGACCAGTCCCAAGGACCCAGACCAGAGAGCTACAAAGAAGATATTGACTGCGCTAGGTAATTTCACGTAACTGTTTCAAtgttatgttgtttatttgtgtgtgtgtgaagaTGTGTGTCTTGTAATTAATCGTCTCACTAAGTAATTCGCGCGGGTCAAACGTGGTTTTTGCGCtctcaaaatacatatattacatattatgtagacAAAAATGGAATAAGAAGGGCTTAGCCGatactacatttttttacaaaaaaataattggcttAGATTACATGTTAGGGATAATCAATATATTAGGATAATTTAAGACATTTGGTGTGTGTGGTGGTgtgtgtgggggggggggggttgtgTGCACGTGGTCTATAATTCTATTTACACTGCTTTGTTTGTCTTGTGgcttatgaaattattatcgataaaatatcttCTGTGTAATTTGCGAGACTTTACAAGACTCGACAAAACCTGTCAAAAATCAgtcaaaaatacataatacgagataaattgtataatgacctgattgtaatgttaaaaaagtCATCACTCTGATTGGATAGATTCTATCTAGATGGACGTCATATTCCAATCTCAGGATTAATAGATTAATTTTGCCattgaattgaaattgttaTCATTAGTCGCgattttgaataattacatacatatatatactacgAAAAGGTTTTGAAAAAAACCTGCAGCTTACAATTACCTCAAGTGTTCTAAATAGCGTTTTTTCTTCAGACATTTCGACACAGAAGCCAAAAAGGAAGAATTATACGCCGAGCTAAAATCAGCTGCTGAATCCGGGTGGGACTTTTCGTCGAGATGGTTCATACTTAACGGCACTAACAAAGGTACTGTAATGTGTCAAGGTTTTTATTTACCTATCAcatcattattttgttatttcaagTAGATGGACTGGTGATATGTGGTCActtaccccccccccccccctccccttACAGTGTCAATACGCCACCATGGgactgttaaataattataacaaaataactgTTTATAACGACTGGCGCTATCTGTTATCATTCGTAGTTAAACCGATAAGGAATGAATGTACTGAGCTACTGTGtgaacgaataaaataaaatcggttCAGTTGATTTCAAACTATGATAGCGTTTTATTAGGAACTACggtgttatgttccttgtgcctgtagttacactggctcattcacctttcaaaccggaacacaacaataccaagaaTTGTTGTTTGGCCgcgtgtgatgagtgggtagtacaaACTCAGGCGGCCTTGCACAGAGCCATCGAGTACGACgttaattatctaaataatacatCTAATAATCTGTATGTTCGTTTTGTTACAGGAAATCTGACGAACCTTAAAACGCGATCAATTATTCCCGTCGATCTAAACGCAATACTGTGCTGGAACGCTCAACTGATGGCTGAATTTCatgaaaaattgaaaaattttgACAAAGCTCAATATTATAGAGACATGCATGCTAGACTAATGGAGGCTATTGAAAAGGTGAgaagatatacattttaaatacattccgTTTTAAGGGTATTTAGAAGTAAACgaaattactttaattgtaaAATCTTTGTATAAACAATTTGTTAGTATCTGtagctaattaatttattttatttattagctatTAATTTAAGCATATAATTcaacataattaaatagatcataataaagcgtggagctaatacttgttgagtatcaggcaggatatattataacatactaaagacccgccccggcttcgcacgggtgcaatgctgatactaaatatactacagaatgtgtttatatataactttgacagttttttgtcattagacaatacaaaccgctatgtccatgcattttaaatatgtaatcttcgaaaatattcatttaaattacatgatttATTGATCTATATGAAATGCACAATCTATTTAAGTTACTTACTTGGATAAgcattaatgctgtattgctttaaatcgcttcgtaaataagccattatttctcgtaaaagtttgtagacctttttaaggtgtaaaaTACtgcagtacattattttgatccatCTCGTAGGTTTAGCCAGCGTAtgcaatgtaaacgcaaaaaaaaGTTCAcacacattagaaacctctaaaattaagttatacattaaaacttttctcttgaatcactatCTATAAAAAAGACGAATCAAGATACgctgcgtaattttaaagatctaaacataTATAGGGACACACAGACAGCGGGaattgactttgttttatattatgtagtgatatgtaattatatgtaactGTTCctcccggtagaatctacattccaaaccggcgGTAGCATTATTTAGTCGTTctgtaaaataatgattcaaaagtactaGTATAAAGTACctactagtataaaatatattttgatttgtagaTTTTCAAAAGTTTTCTTCTAGTAAAATTTGTCGTTGTTCTTGATAGAAAACCAATTTATaggtttgtattaaaattaattatatattatatgttaaatatatcttcCAGGTTCTTTGGCACGAAGACGTCGGCGCTTGGTTAGATTTCAGTCTCGAATCAGGCAGACGGAGAGACTACTTCTACCCATCGAACGTCGCTCCTCTGTGGACCGGAAGTTACGACAAAGCAAGGAAGGACTACTACGTGAATCGAGTCATCAACTATTTGGATAAAGTTAAGGTAAAGATGATGTCCCACAGGGAGGAGGAAATGACACAGTTTATCTCAGAAGTCGGTTTACATTAAGTTAAATACGTTGATAAAAATGCAGCTCCAAGTCAACGAATCAGAATCCTAGTCAAGCTTCAGATGCTAACTACAATTAGCGTGTGACCATCGGCGCAGGTGGACATCTTCGAGGGCGGCATCCCCACGACGTTCGAGCACTCGGGCGAGCAGTGGGACTACCCCAACGCGTGGCCGCCGCTGCAGGACATGGTGGTGTCGGGGCTGGCGCGCTCGGGCGTGGCGCtggccgcgcgcgccgccgcgcaGCTGGCCGCCAAGTGGGTGCGCTCCAACTACGAGGTGTGGCGCCAGAAGACGGCCATGCTGGAGAAGGTGACGGTCAAACACTAGGTTTTCGTCTGAAAGTAGCGTCAAATATAAAGTTCATATAAGTGCAGTAACTGGATTGATTATTTACTGATTAATTCGGAGCGAAGTGCAATAAAATCGTTTCCACAGTACGACGCAACAATATTCGGCGGCTACGGCGGCGGCGGTGAATACGTGGTACAAACTGGCTTCGGCTGGACCAATGGCGTTATTATGGCCCTTCTCGACCAGTACGGAGGTAAGAAATTAGACTTTATTTCATTACTTTAGAGTCTATATtcgcttaaaattaaaatgataactaATGCTGTTTATAATTCCATTAAATATAACACTATAACCGCAAACAGGTATAACTACTTACTTTAGTgcttcattatataatatttataatttgacttatatataaatgaagccTTTCCTATGTGAGTATAAATGATGAAATAATTATCCCTATGTAGTcaaacatgtatatataatatccattatctatataaatgtaaatctttTTATGTGTGTATGCAATTGAAGTCCTAAACGGTTATGATTCGGTTACGATTAAATTTCTTGTTTGTTTGAATGCTGCCCTCTATGATCGATTCTTATCTCACTCGAACGAAGTTAAGactttgtttgatttattttaatcttaaatttatttgtagtgtttatataaacatacatatttattaatttgtaaattcaaTACAAGTATATCAATGATCGTTTTGtgagttatttaaaaagttttcagtAAAATTgcatacgaaaaatatttttatttattcttggtACATATGTGTTtcctttatatatgttttatttaattttattatgtttatgtataatgCATGCGTCGGTGGGCATTCTAGACTTCAATTGGGCTATGTAGCTTCTATATCTATGGTTTATGGTAATAGACAATATTTTCTTGCACGTAGAATCTCTATTCCCTTCTATACACATTAATgttcttatgtattttttataaatttaataaaatgatagcTGTTACATTTAGAccaaattttcttattattttattaacaaaaaattctaataaacaCAACGAGTactgtgttctttttttaaaaattgataggATTCAAATTTCGAATCCATAAAAGTCAGACAGAAGTAATACTATCTGTTctctttttaaacataaaattcaacCATCGAAACCAAAACCAAACCCCGAAGCCCGTCTAGAAGCCCACTGGTTCGCACGGGCTGACCGGTTGGCTGTTTGACAGACACGTTATCTGTAGCGGAGGCGTTCGGCGAGGAGGGCGCGGAGGAGGTGCGCGGCGCGGCCGTGGGCGCGGGCGGCGTGGCCACCGCGCTGCTCGTGGTCGCCGCGTCGCTGGCGGCGGGCGCGCTGGGGTGAGGTGAGTCGCGGCCGCGGGGCTGACGTCCATCCAGCGCAGTCCAGTATCACCAGATCAGCGATGCTTTTTTGTACTTGGTGGAAGGGTTTCGTACGAGCTCGTCATATATTCGATCGTCATGCAGCATTCCtgctattgttgtgttccggtttgaagggtgagtgagctggtGAAACtagcacaagagacataacaccttagctcccaaggtcggtggcgaaTTACCGataaaaggaatggttaatatttcttacagtgcttatgtctatgggcggtggtgaccacttaccgtcaggtgacccatttgcccgtccgcctacaaatattatacaaaaataatagcaaTGACACTGAATTAaaccagtatttttttattgttgagtTGATTACACGTTATGTTCACTACAATATAATCACCAATACTACGAAAGTAGTTCCGTTtctctgtctgtgtgtctgttacgctttcgcgACCAaaacactgaatcgaatttgattaaatgtgGTATGAAGCAGGATTGAACCATAAGAAAGGACATAACCAACCCCTAAGACACgaacgaagccgcaggcgacaactgtCTGCAATATACTCAGTGTGCTATGCGCTTCATCAGGAGAAAGGTTATTCATCAACCTGTACGTGCGCGGAAGGATGTCCTTGACTGACACTGGTATGAGAGGCTGGGTATGGAGGtcactgaattaaaaaaatagtgtgtACTCTTTTCATGCAGACCCAGCAGTTTGATTTTCATGATATCGTGTAACTGGATTGCGCTAAATTCATATAATGGATCATTGTACaccattacaatttaaattaatattcgtgtttaaaatttaataaattgtatttttttcttgtttcagATATTATTTGGTGATACCTAAAATTATTATGAGGCCGAATAAAAGTAAGATCAttcctttttatttcttttaaaaataattcgagGTGAAAACTCCACTgtgcaaaattattattaatctctaaaagtatataatgacgacctccgtggtcgagtagtgtgt is part of the Vanessa tameamea isolate UH-Manoa-2023 chromosome 26, ilVanTame1 primary haplotype, whole genome shotgun sequence genome and harbors:
- the LOC113398386 gene encoding trehalase-like isoform X1 — protein: MIVLSVLLVLLKVVVADRRHLPPTCESTIFCHGPLLDTVQMAGLYHDSKTFVDMKMKLSPNITLEHFNQMMTRTGSRPTKADIQEFVNQNFDPEGSEFEEWRPTDWKDNPAFLQRIKDPHFHQWATDLNRLWLQLGRKMKDEVKQNQELYSIIYVDNPVIVPGGRFREFYYWDSYWIIKGLLLSEMRTTARGMVTNFLNIVDRFGFIPNGGRIYYLMRSQPPLLIPMVKLIMDDFGDIEFLRQHIETLDREYDFWVKNHTIEVDYDGQKYKLLRYTDQSQGPRPESYKEDIDCARHFDTEAKKEELYAELKSAAESGWDFSSRWFILNGTNKGNLTNLKTRSIIPVDLNAILCWNAQLMAEFHEKLKNFDKAQYYRDMHARLMEAIEKVLWHEDVGAWLDFSLESGRRRDYFYPSNVAPLWTGSYDKARKDYYVNRVINYLDKVKVDIFEGGIPTTFEHSGEQWDYPNAWPPLQDMVVSGLARSGVALAARAAAQLAAKWVRSNYEVWRQKTAMLEKYDATIFGGYGGGGEYVVQTGFGWTNGVIMALLDQYGDTLSVAEAFGEEGAEEVRGAAVGAGGVATALLVVAASLAAGALGLVMYRKRRDYAPLINGEDLKLLGRRPYTELRSMNGASNPRQR
- the LOC113398386 gene encoding trehalase-like isoform X2, which gives rise to MIVLSVLLVLLKVVVADRRHLPPTCESTIFCHGPLLDTVQMAGLYHDSKTFVDMKMKLSPNITLEHFNQMMTRTGSRPTKADIQEFVNQNFDPEGSEFEEWRPTDWKDNPAFLQRIKDPHFHQWATDLNRLWLQLGRKMKDEVKQNQELYSIIYVDNPVIVPGGRFREFYYWDSYWIIKGLLLSEMRTTARGMVTNFLNIVDRFGFIPNGGRIYYLMRSQPPLLIPMVKLIMDDFGDIEFLRQHIETLDREYDFWVKNHTIEVDYDGQKYKLLRYTDQSQGPRPESYKEDIDCARHFDTEAKKEELYAELKSAAESGWDFSSRWFILNGTNKGNLTNLKTRSIIPVDLNAILCWNAQLMAEFHEKLKNFDKAQYYRDMHARLMEAIEKVLWHEDVGAWLDFSLESGRRRDYFYPSNVAPLWTGSYDKARKDYYVNRVINYLDKVKVDIFEGGIPTTFEHSGEQWDYPNAWPPLQDMVVSGLARSGVALAARAAAQLAAKWVRSNYEVWRQKTAMLEKYDATIFGGYGGGGEYVVQTGFGWTNGVIMALLDQYGDTLSVAEAFGEEGAEEVRGAAVGAGGVATALLVVAASLAAGALG